The stretch of DNA AAGCTTACCCGTTATCCATCGGCTGCGAGAGTAGAATAGTGAGTTTATCTGCGGTCTAGCTCCGTTGTTGACTGCTTCTATATCGCAAATATTCAGCAATAAAGCCTAGAATTCCAGAAGAGATGATTAGAAACACACTCAATGCGTTAATATCAGGCTTTACTCCGGTGCGAATGCGGCTAAAGATTTCCATCGGTAATGTAGTTGCGCCACCCCCAGCCGTGAAGCTAGAGATTAACAGATCGTCCATGCTCAAAACAAAGGCTAATAAGCACCCAGAGACGATAGCCGGCATTAATTCTGGTAGCAAAACCTTGACGAAAGCAGTGAAGGGGGTAGCTCCCAAGTCTAGGGCTGCTTCTTGCAGGTGTGGATCTAAGCTTGTGAGACGTGTAGAGACGACGATCGCAATGTAAGCCAGGCAAAAGGTAACAT from Cyanobacteriota bacterium encodes:
- a CDS encoding ABC transporter permease subunit — translated: VTFCLAYIAIVVSTRLTSLDPHLQEAALDLGATPFTAFVKVLLPELMPAIVSGCLLAFVLSMDDLLISSFTAGGGATTLPMEIFSRIRTGVKPDINALSVFLIISSGILGFIAEYLRYRSSQQRS